Proteins encoded in a region of the Paenibacillus sp. W2I17 genome:
- a CDS encoding CGNR zinc finger domain-containing protein: protein MRRTLTTIDQELKLQLVAVEAHWSQVMAEVAADFALTLVEGEGGRIRICDNSDCRWMFYDDTRSRTQKYCDDKMCGNLMKVRRFRAKRKSQN, encoded by the coding sequence GTGAGAAGAACATTGACTACAATTGATCAGGAACTGAAACTCCAACTGGTAGCTGTAGAAGCACATTGGAGTCAGGTTATGGCTGAGGTAGCTGCTGACTTTGCTTTGACTTTGGTAGAGGGAGAAGGCGGCAGGATCCGGATCTGTGATAATTCGGATTGTCGCTGGATGTTCTATGATGATACCCGAAGCAGAACACAGAAGTACTGTGATGATAAGATGTGTGGAAATCTGATGAAGGTCAGAAGATTTCGGGCGAAACGAAAATCCCAAAATTGA
- a CDS encoding manganese catalase family protein produces MFRHQKELQFEVKVDRPDPMLARQVQEVLGGQFGEMTVMMQYLFQGFNCRGEEKYKDMLMDIGTEEIGHVEMLCSLISQLLDGATPEEQQQAAEDPVTAAIMGGINPQHLLVSGLGGLPTNSNGVPWNGSYIVASGNLLADMRSNLHAESQGRLQVARLYHMTTDEGVRATFRKMLARDRYHQYQWMAAIQELEEKNGVVVPASFPPEAEQESQPQAYEFWNLSEGTESAEGLWATGSAPDGTGDYVYISNPVPKGQIPEPVIPATELHHDLDMKSTDK; encoded by the coding sequence ATGTTTCGACATCAAAAAGAGTTGCAATTTGAAGTCAAAGTAGATCGTCCCGATCCCATGCTGGCACGTCAGGTTCAAGAAGTATTGGGAGGACAATTTGGTGAAATGACCGTCATGATGCAGTATCTTTTTCAGGGCTTCAATTGTCGAGGTGAAGAGAAATATAAAGATATGCTCATGGATATTGGCACCGAAGAAATTGGACATGTCGAGATGCTCTGCTCATTGATCAGTCAGTTGCTGGATGGTGCTACTCCTGAGGAACAACAACAAGCCGCTGAGGATCCTGTGACAGCTGCAATTATGGGCGGTATCAACCCACAACATCTGCTCGTCAGCGGTCTTGGTGGTTTGCCAACCAACTCAAACGGTGTTCCGTGGAATGGTTCTTATATCGTGGCAAGCGGTAACTTGCTTGCAGACATGCGTTCCAATTTGCATGCCGAGAGTCAGGGTCGCCTTCAGGTAGCAAGACTGTACCATATGACAACAGATGAAGGCGTACGGGCTACTTTCCGTAAAATGTTAGCACGTGACCGTTATCACCAGTATCAATGGATGGCAGCTATTCAGGAACTGGAGGAAAAAAACGGAGTCGTTGTTCCAGCTTCTTTCCCTCCAGAAGCCGAGCAAGAATCTCAGCCGCAGGCCTATGAATTCTGGAATCTCTCCGAGGGAACTGAATCCGCCGAAGGTTTATGGGCTACAGGAAGTGCACCTGATGGAACCGGAGACTATGTATATATCTCCAATCCTGTTCCAAAGGGACAGATACCTGAGCCCGTCATCCCTGCTACAGAACTTCATCATGACCTGGATATGAAATCAACAGACAAATAA
- a CDS encoding Ger(x)C family spore germination protein, whose translation MIRLQSILILLMVGLITAGCGNRTELNDLGIATATGFDRKNGKWIITYQIIVPPASSSIGSSSGGSQAPVNTFSSEGKTIREAVAQSSVENPKRLYFAHTNVVLIGEEAARYGIAEIMDHYYRNIGSRESAKLIIADGQAREYLEKLIPPEKQPGRALSEILERNNEKGSYYPVMNIHEVALKITSDSGSAGIPGVTTDTLGDNKQSSIDIFKETSIPGNLRIQGLSVFLKDKKIGVLNQKESMGIVWLTDRVNWTNLTYKGAKGEVNSFLVRKAKVKVVPVKKGLHYAVQVDAKVDAELDESTSGEDIVRTHTIHELQRQAEQVIQAQILDGWRGNQRLHVDMLGIANKIHQRHPKEWKVLKDNWSSELAQMDININVNVTLERVGLLQDSFSKLLGEQKD comes from the coding sequence ATGATTCGCTTGCAGTCCATATTAATCTTACTCATGGTCGGACTGATCACTGCTGGTTGTGGAAATCGCACAGAATTAAATGATCTGGGCATCGCAACGGCAACAGGATTTGACCGGAAAAACGGAAAGTGGATCATTACCTATCAGATTATTGTACCACCAGCGAGCAGTTCAATTGGGTCGTCGTCTGGTGGATCTCAAGCCCCCGTGAACACATTTTCATCAGAAGGCAAAACGATTCGGGAAGCTGTTGCCCAAAGCAGCGTGGAGAATCCCAAAAGATTATATTTTGCACATACCAATGTCGTTCTGATTGGTGAAGAAGCGGCAAGATACGGGATTGCGGAGATCATGGATCACTATTATCGAAATATTGGTTCTCGGGAATCTGCCAAACTTATTATTGCAGATGGTCAAGCAAGGGAGTATCTCGAAAAATTGATTCCTCCAGAGAAACAGCCTGGCCGTGCTTTATCCGAGATTTTGGAACGGAATAATGAAAAAGGGTCGTACTATCCCGTGATGAACATACATGAGGTTGCTCTGAAGATCACTTCAGACAGTGGATCAGCCGGAATTCCTGGTGTTACAACAGATACACTGGGCGATAACAAACAGAGTTCAATTGATATTTTTAAGGAAACATCCATACCCGGGAATTTAAGAATTCAAGGATTAAGTGTATTTCTCAAAGACAAAAAGATCGGAGTTCTGAACCAAAAAGAAAGTATGGGTATCGTCTGGCTAACAGACAGGGTGAACTGGACCAACTTGACCTATAAAGGTGCAAAGGGGGAGGTGAACTCTTTTCTTGTGCGCAAAGCAAAAGTTAAGGTCGTTCCTGTGAAAAAGGGGCTTCATTATGCTGTTCAGGTAGATGCAAAGGTCGACGCTGAACTGGATGAGAGCACATCTGGTGAGGATATAGTTAGAACACACACTATTCATGAATTGCAGCGACAGGCTGAACAAGTCATTCAAGCACAGATATTGGACGGATGGAGAGGGAACCAGAGGCTTCATGTCGATATGTTGGGGATCGCGAACAAAATACATCAAAGACATCCCAAAGAGTGGAAAGTTCTAAAAGACAACTGGTCTAGTGAATTGGCACAGATGGATATTAACATAAACGTAAACGTAACTTTGGAACGAGTAGGTTTGCTTCAAGATTCTTTCAGCAAGTTGCTTGGCGAACAGAAAGACTAA
- a CDS encoding spore coat protein encodes MTTTKTKEMLVKAIAPMDDLAIATDMLLSAKSAVRTYAIALTETATPRVRKVLKAQLDTAIETHQKIADYMIKNEMYHPYSIEEQVEHDLQKSDMALKLLDDN; translated from the coding sequence ATGACTACAACCAAAACGAAAGAAATGCTCGTTAAAGCCATTGCTCCCATGGATGATTTGGCCATTGCTACCGATATGCTCCTCTCTGCTAAGTCAGCGGTACGTACCTATGCAATAGCTCTTACCGAAACTGCAACCCCCCGAGTTCGGAAAGTCCTTAAGGCTCAATTGGATACTGCAATCGAAACCCACCAAAAGATCGCAGATTATATGATCAAAAATGAGATGTATCATCCCTATAGTATAGAAGAGCAAGTTGAACACGATTTACAGAAGTCAGACATGGCGTTGAAATTGTTGGATGACAACTAA
- a CDS encoding amidohydrolase family protein gives MCLVRTSYLLKNGCVLSMDARIGQYKRADVLIQDSLIMAIQPDLDIPDAEIIDASSMIIMPGLVDTHRHMWESLVKTAGTNWSLPVYLQNLYYGAMGSKLRPQDSYIANLLGSLEALNAGVTTVLDWSMPYSSDHTDELIRGLQDAGIRAVFAHGVPGETDYWNRDSQLTYSNNDVRRVKERYFSSQDQLLTYGLAIRGPEFSHWDTTVKEIELAQELDAICSMHAGFGSWGSVDRSISHLYEAGLLSPRVNIVHGNTMGMDEYKMLADSGASLSVTPEVEMMMGHGYPATGYFLEHGGTPTLGVDVVTSTGGDMFSQMKFALQAERSRANEQLLQQGEMPGELNLQSSQVLRFATSAGAQALGLEQKVGTLTPGKEADLIMIRTTDLNMFPVHDPIGAVVQFANPSNVDTVFVAGRLVKREGKLLNVDLDAIRDTAMQSKDYLLTQYRMSDAERIAFS, from the coding sequence ATGTGTCTTGTGCGGACAAGTTATCTGTTGAAAAATGGCTGTGTGTTGTCGATGGATGCTCGAATTGGACAGTATAAGAGGGCGGACGTTCTGATTCAGGATTCACTGATCATGGCGATCCAGCCCGACCTGGATATTCCGGATGCGGAGATCATTGATGCTTCATCGATGATTATTATGCCTGGGCTGGTGGACACGCATCGGCATATGTGGGAATCACTTGTCAAAACAGCGGGAACCAACTGGTCGTTACCAGTTTATTTGCAAAATCTCTATTATGGTGCGATGGGAAGCAAGCTCCGTCCACAAGATAGTTATATTGCCAACCTGCTCGGTTCCTTGGAAGCGCTTAACGCAGGAGTGACGACAGTGTTGGATTGGAGCATGCCGTATTCCTCTGACCATACGGATGAACTGATTCGTGGACTTCAGGATGCTGGCATTCGGGCGGTATTTGCTCACGGAGTCCCTGGTGAGACGGACTACTGGAATCGGGATAGTCAACTCACGTATTCGAATAATGATGTGAGAAGAGTCAAAGAACGATATTTTTCATCACAGGATCAATTACTTACTTATGGGCTGGCCATTCGTGGTCCGGAGTTCAGTCATTGGGATACAACCGTGAAAGAGATCGAACTAGCACAAGAACTGGATGCGATCTGTTCCATGCATGCCGGATTTGGCAGTTGGGGATCTGTGGATCGCTCGATCAGTCACTTGTACGAAGCGGGACTGTTAAGTCCACGGGTGAATATCGTTCATGGTAACACCATGGGCATGGATGAATACAAAATGCTGGCAGATAGCGGCGCTTCCTTGTCGGTCACACCTGAGGTTGAAATGATGATGGGTCATGGATATCCGGCCACCGGCTATTTTCTTGAACATGGGGGAACCCCTACACTTGGTGTAGATGTGGTAACGTCCACAGGCGGAGATATGTTCTCGCAGATGAAGTTTGCACTTCAGGCTGAACGATCCAGAGCCAATGAACAACTTTTGCAGCAGGGTGAGATGCCTGGTGAGTTGAACTTGCAGTCTAGCCAAGTGCTGAGATTTGCAACTTCAGCTGGTGCCCAAGCATTGGGATTGGAGCAGAAGGTCGGAACGCTGACCCCCGGAAAGGAAGCGGATTTGATCATGATTCGTACTACCGATCTGAATATGTTCCCCGTCCATGATCCAATCGGCGCTGTCGTGCAATTTGCCAATCCATCCAATGTGGATACGGTCTTTGTGGCAGGTAGACTTGTGAAGCGAGAGGGCAAACTTTTGAATGTTGATCTGGATGCGATTCGGGATACGGCGATGCAGAGCAAAGATTATTTGTTAACCCAATACCGGATGTCAGATGCAGAGAGAATTGCTTTCTCGTGA
- a CDS encoding ABATE domain-containing protein — MDRLWTDFVNSDYHDWRGGDRSEDRLGKASWQQDFLDRWQLNASVPASPEDELSMRNFRNELMALGARLSSGASLSGYR; from the coding sequence ATGGACAGGTTATGGACCGATTTTGTAAACAGCGATTATCACGACTGGCGTGGGGGAGATCGATCGGAGGACAGGCTTGGGAAGGCGAGCTGGCAGCAAGACTTTCTGGATCGATGGCAACTTAACGCTTCTGTCCCTGCATCTCCAGAAGATGAGTTGTCGATGAGAAACTTCAGGAACGAATTGATGGCTCTTGGAGCCCGCTTGTCTTCCGGAGCATCACTAAGCGGATATAGATAA
- a CDS encoding endospore germination permease: MKLSRELRVSELAVCLSLFEVGSTTLFLIGGDAKQDAWLAMLAGAAGGLVLLLLHLAIHHQEPELDLFLLCRRYMGKVLGTIVSLSFVAYFAYEASRNLRDISEVTELTLLNRTSMWIISMITIIVVSNTVRYGYRVLFLMCMILFPLMALGYALISFLIPTTGLFHSDLALPVMENGWKPIFQAAFPEIVSFPFGQVVLFLVFYPYARKGRNLNRAVIIAYILTALALTFINQLIIFVLGPQIAAYSTLPLLETVQLINLTEVFERMDALFTLLLFLGLGIKMAAFFHGAVIGLERITGANYRKWVFPVALILYGLSFLSPTFTEHIEIGRGYTLNYTSPVFQIFLPVLLLVVILLRKKGMQKSEKN; this comes from the coding sequence ATGAAATTGTCTAGGGAGCTTCGCGTATCCGAATTGGCTGTTTGTCTTTCCTTATTTGAAGTTGGCAGTACAACCTTGTTTCTGATAGGTGGAGATGCCAAACAGGATGCATGGTTAGCCATGCTCGCCGGGGCTGCTGGTGGCTTGGTGTTACTACTCCTTCATCTGGCTATTCATCATCAGGAACCTGAATTGGATTTGTTTCTTCTGTGTCGCCGTTATATGGGAAAAGTACTAGGGACAATCGTAAGCCTTTCATTTGTAGCTTATTTCGCCTATGAGGCTTCACGAAATTTACGTGACATCAGTGAAGTCACTGAATTGACCTTACTGAACAGAACGTCGATGTGGATCATCAGCATGATCACCATTATCGTTGTATCCAACACCGTACGATATGGATATCGTGTACTGTTTCTCATGTGTATGATTCTGTTTCCGCTCATGGCGCTGGGCTATGCGTTAATCAGTTTCTTAATTCCAACAACAGGTCTTTTTCACTCGGATCTGGCCTTGCCTGTTATGGAGAATGGGTGGAAGCCGATTTTTCAAGCTGCTTTTCCGGAGATCGTATCCTTTCCATTTGGGCAGGTTGTCTTATTCCTGGTCTTTTATCCCTATGCTCGGAAAGGAAGGAATCTTAACAGAGCGGTGATCATCGCCTATATCCTAACGGCTCTCGCTTTAACATTTATCAATCAACTTATCATTTTTGTCTTGGGTCCTCAGATTGCTGCCTATAGTACACTCCCGCTTTTGGAGACAGTACAATTAATCAATTTGACTGAAGTGTTTGAACGGATGGATGCCTTGTTCACTTTACTCCTTTTCCTCGGATTGGGTATTAAAATGGCTGCATTTTTCCATGGAGCCGTGATTGGACTCGAAAGAATAACTGGAGCGAACTATAGGAAATGGGTGTTTCCAGTAGCGCTTATTCTATATGGATTGTCTTTTTTATCACCGACATTTACAGAACACATTGAGATAGGGCGAGGATACACATTGAATTATACTTCTCCTGTATTTCAGATTTTTTTACCCGTACTACTATTGGTTGTCATTCTCCTGAGAAAAAAAGGTATGCAGAAAAGCGAAAAAAACTAG
- a CDS encoding DinB family protein yields MTKTTALDVLLIQKDDTWDQCNWIVPLSKSLEGLTAEQAAWIPPSGGLSIWQLVNHMYYYNHRLLCRMQGKEPTLPAVDSNEYTFGNPGDPTDAAGWNTLLQGTTRLAQQLRDQLAALQESDLEAAYMDSEEKWAHELARWVLHDAYHAGQIVLLRRQQGSWKIIF; encoded by the coding sequence ATGACAAAAACAACAGCACTAGATGTGTTACTTATTCAAAAGGATGATACTTGGGATCAATGTAATTGGATTGTACCTTTGTCGAAATCCTTGGAGGGGCTTACAGCAGAACAAGCAGCCTGGATTCCACCCTCAGGGGGATTAAGCATCTGGCAGTTGGTTAACCATATGTATTATTACAACCATCGCTTATTATGTCGCATGCAAGGTAAGGAGCCCACCCTTCCTGCTGTAGACTCCAATGAATACACATTTGGGAATCCTGGAGATCCAACGGACGCAGCCGGATGGAATACACTGCTACAGGGTACAACTCGATTAGCCCAACAGTTGCGAGATCAATTGGCTGCACTACAAGAGTCAGATCTTGAAGCCGCATATATGGATTCCGAAGAGAAATGGGCACACGAACTAGCTCGCTGGGTACTCCATGATGCGTATCACGCAGGTCAGATCGTGCTCCTTCGCAGACAGCAAGGAAGCTGGAAAATCATTTTCTAA
- a CDS encoding amino acid permease — translation MRENKQRSSLFRKKPIASACDNSSRLKRALGPLDLTTLGVGAIIGTGIFVLTGVAAATYAGPGLVLSFLLAGIICAFAALCYSEFASSIPASGSAYTYSYTAFGEVIAWILGWDLILEYGFASAAVASGWSGYFQTLLSGFGLELPHALTSAFSPEKGTYFDITAAVITLIITFLLTRGVKEAARANGIMVAIKIIVVLIFIGVGVFYVEPTNWQPFLPFGISGVTAGAATVFFAYIGFDAVSTAAEEVKQPQRDLPIGIIASLAICTVLYIVVSLILTGIVPYNMLNVSDPVAFAFEFVQLKGLSWIVSLGAIAGITTVLLVMMYGQTRLLYSMSRDGLLSPVFSKVSGKSQTPAVGTWVAGIIVALFSGFISLGHLAELTNIGTLFAFAVVSLGIIVLRKNNPDLKRGFRVPLVPLIPILSALGCVYLMTRLAALTWITFFAWLIIGLIIYFAYGRHYSHLNPARRISSAFRSKDK, via the coding sequence ATGCGTGAGAACAAACAACGATCTTCATTATTTCGTAAAAAACCAATTGCCTCAGCGTGTGATAACAGCAGTAGATTGAAACGGGCACTCGGTCCGTTGGACTTAACCACACTTGGCGTAGGAGCTATTATTGGTACGGGGATTTTTGTGCTGACCGGTGTAGCTGCCGCAACGTATGCTGGCCCGGGCCTTGTACTGTCATTTTTGCTGGCAGGTATCATATGTGCATTCGCAGCATTGTGTTACTCGGAATTTGCCTCAAGCATACCGGCATCGGGTAGTGCGTACACGTATAGTTATACGGCTTTTGGCGAAGTGATTGCCTGGATTCTGGGATGGGATCTGATATTAGAGTATGGATTCGCGAGTGCGGCGGTAGCCAGTGGATGGTCTGGATACTTCCAGACGTTATTGTCCGGATTTGGATTGGAGTTACCCCATGCGCTGACGAGTGCGTTCAGTCCGGAAAAGGGAACCTATTTTGACATCACGGCTGCTGTCATTACTTTAATTATCACTTTCCTGCTTACCCGAGGGGTGAAGGAAGCGGCTCGTGCGAACGGCATCATGGTAGCGATTAAAATTATTGTTGTGCTGATCTTCATTGGTGTAGGTGTTTTCTATGTAGAGCCAACCAACTGGCAGCCATTTTTGCCTTTTGGTATCTCAGGTGTAACAGCTGGAGCAGCTACGGTATTTTTCGCCTACATCGGATTTGATGCGGTCTCCACAGCGGCAGAAGAAGTTAAACAGCCACAACGGGATTTGCCGATTGGAATTATTGCGTCACTTGCAATCTGTACCGTTCTCTACATTGTTGTATCGTTGATCCTCACAGGGATTGTGCCTTATAACATGCTGAATGTAAGTGATCCGGTTGCATTTGCATTTGAATTTGTTCAATTGAAGGGATTGTCCTGGATTGTATCTCTTGGAGCGATTGCCGGCATTACGACCGTATTGCTGGTCATGATGTATGGTCAGACACGTTTGCTCTATTCCATGTCTCGTGACGGACTACTGTCACCTGTCTTCTCCAAGGTTAGTGGCAAGAGTCAGACACCAGCGGTTGGAACATGGGTTGCAGGCATTATTGTGGCTCTGTTCTCCGGGTTCATCTCACTGGGACATCTGGCGGAGCTTACGAACATCGGAACGTTGTTTGCTTTTGCAGTCGTAAGTCTGGGCATTATTGTGTTGCGTAAAAATAACCCTGATCTCAAACGCGGATTCCGCGTTCCACTTGTGCCACTGATTCCGATTCTGAGTGCCTTGGGTTGCGTATACTTGATGACACGCCTTGCAGCGCTGACATGGATTACGTTTTTTGCTTGGTTGATCATCGGATTGATCATCTACTTTGCGTATGGACGGCATTACAGTCATCTGAATCCGGCACGCCGGATCTCGAGTGCTTTCCGATCGAAGGATAAGTAG
- a CDS encoding DMT family transporter — protein sequence MEKTSAASPVYRNERSNTGFWLVVLGAALWGVDPLFRIILLNTMTSTQIVLVEHIIVSLIAIPVLWKFRSDLKNLRARHWIAVIFISWGGSALATVLFTMALTHNDPNTVLLLQKMQPLFAIVLAKLLLKETLPRRFGGLFFIALAGTYLLTFGFTLPLGNWDNWIHAGSLLSLGAAALWGGSTVMGRLMLGQARYETVTSLRFVVALPLLIFMTWNEGAAWTFPSGTGEQTAVILNILGQALLPGLLSLLLYYKGLSSTKASVATLAELSFPMAGVLVNWIAFRTLITWEQLLGFILIWVALFAISRQQERSSTAADAAPKLRTE from the coding sequence ATGGAAAAGACATCAGCAGCATCACCTGTTTACCGCAATGAACGAAGTAATACCGGATTCTGGCTTGTAGTTCTCGGCGCCGCCTTATGGGGTGTCGACCCACTCTTCCGCATTATTTTGCTAAACACGATGACATCCACGCAGATTGTACTTGTGGAACACATCATCGTCAGTCTTATTGCCATTCCCGTGCTGTGGAAATTCCGGTCTGACCTGAAAAACCTGCGTGCTCGCCACTGGATTGCCGTGATTTTTATCTCATGGGGAGGATCAGCACTCGCAACGGTATTGTTCACCATGGCACTAACACATAATGATCCGAATACGGTACTTTTATTACAAAAAATGCAACCACTCTTCGCCATCGTGCTGGCTAAACTGTTATTAAAAGAAACCTTGCCACGTCGCTTCGGTGGATTGTTCTTCATTGCATTAGCAGGAACCTACCTGCTTACATTTGGCTTCACATTGCCATTAGGTAACTGGGACAACTGGATTCATGCTGGAAGCTTGTTATCCCTTGGGGCTGCTGCCTTATGGGGAGGTTCAACCGTTATGGGCCGATTGATGCTGGGACAGGCGCGTTATGAAACGGTCACCTCCCTGCGCTTTGTAGTTGCTCTCCCGCTTCTGATCTTTATGACGTGGAATGAAGGTGCGGCATGGACGTTTCCGTCCGGAACGGGTGAACAGACTGCTGTCATCCTCAACATTCTCGGTCAGGCATTGTTACCAGGTTTGCTCAGTCTTCTGTTGTATTACAAAGGTCTGTCGTCAACCAAAGCATCTGTTGCAACACTCGCAGAACTTAGCTTCCCGATGGCGGGTGTGTTAGTGAACTGGATTGCTTTCCGTACACTAATTACATGGGAGCAGCTGCTTGGTTTTATCCTGATCTGGGTGGCCCTCTTCGCCATTTCCAGACAGCAGGAAAGATCATCAACTGCGGCTGATGCTGCACCGAAGCTGCGTACAGAGTAA
- a CDS encoding spore coat protein: MMATKELALHEKLEVHELLTLKTSCATKAVTMLELVKDDTLKSLIEEDLDNSSKAIEELKSLLK; the protein is encoded by the coding sequence ATGATGGCAACTAAGGAACTTGCATTACATGAGAAACTCGAAGTACATGAACTGCTAACTCTCAAAACTTCGTGTGCCACCAAAGCCGTAACGATGCTGGAACTCGTAAAAGACGACACACTAAAATCCTTAATCGAAGAAGATTTGGACAACTCTTCAAAAGCTATTGAAGAATTAAAATCCCTATTAAAATAA
- a CDS encoding amidase: MSSFSYTSYDAVGLAELIRSREISPVEMLEAAFARLEEVNPQLNAVIRTYENRAREEAGLVRPGEQPFAGVPLLLKDISQSLEGEFLTSGSRLFSEHRALRNSNFVTRLRDAGFIFIGHTNTPEFGLKNITEPRLHGPTRNPWNINHSPGGSSGGAAAAVASGIVPLAGASDGGGSIRIPASFSGLFGLKPTRGRTPVGPGVGRQWQGASIDFALSRSVRDSAALLDTLQVIQPEAAFHAPLFPGSYLADMSYPHQRKLKIAYTTDSPVGTPVSAEAKESVYKLVRWLEDQGHHVEEKLSPVNGVRLMENYYMMNSGEMAAMISSMERSMGRALTSDDMEIESWVLAEAGKKVSAAEFVHSLAEWDVAAAQMSTLFERYDFYVTPVNAFPAPKIGELTPHDEQIRNLMRISELDKTQQQQLIYEMFEPSLTYTPFTQLANLTGQPAISVPLHMTPEGLPMGVQVMATKGREDWLLHLAGQLEKSELWIGMNGNPLFPV; this comes from the coding sequence ATGTCTTCATTCTCATATACCTCCTACGACGCCGTAGGTTTGGCTGAACTGATCCGATCCCGGGAGATATCCCCGGTTGAAATGCTGGAAGCGGCGTTTGCACGCCTTGAAGAAGTGAATCCGCAACTTAATGCGGTTATTCGTACATATGAAAATCGCGCACGGGAGGAAGCCGGTTTGGTTCGCCCTGGAGAACAACCCTTTGCCGGTGTTCCCCTGCTCCTGAAAGATATCTCGCAATCCTTGGAAGGTGAATTTCTGACTTCAGGCTCCCGTTTGTTCAGCGAGCATCGGGCATTACGCAATTCCAATTTTGTCACTCGACTCCGTGATGCAGGCTTTATCTTCATAGGACATACCAATACGCCTGAATTTGGTTTGAAAAATATTACCGAGCCCCGTCTTCATGGCCCAACTCGCAATCCATGGAATATCAATCACTCCCCAGGTGGGTCAAGTGGTGGTGCCGCTGCTGCTGTAGCTTCGGGTATTGTTCCTCTTGCCGGAGCCAGTGACGGAGGAGGTTCGATTCGTATCCCGGCTTCCTTTAGCGGATTGTTTGGATTAAAGCCAACGCGCGGACGGACACCTGTGGGGCCTGGAGTTGGTCGTCAATGGCAAGGCGCATCCATTGATTTTGCCCTATCCCGCTCGGTTCGGGACAGCGCCGCCCTGCTCGATACTTTGCAAGTCATTCAACCCGAAGCTGCGTTCCATGCTCCACTCTTTCCAGGCAGTTACTTGGCTGATATGAGCTATCCACATCAACGAAAACTGAAAATTGCATACACAACGGATTCGCCCGTGGGCACACCTGTCAGCGCAGAAGCCAAAGAGTCTGTATACAAGCTCGTTCGCTGGTTGGAAGATCAAGGTCATCATGTTGAAGAAAAACTGAGTCCAGTCAATGGAGTCAGGTTGATGGAGAACTATTACATGATGAACAGTGGTGAGATGGCCGCCATGATCTCTTCCATGGAACGATCCATGGGCCGGGCTCTGACCTCTGATGATATGGAGATTGAATCCTGGGTTCTGGCTGAAGCTGGCAAAAAGGTGTCCGCTGCGGAATTTGTACATAGCTTAGCAGAATGGGATGTAGCTGCAGCTCAGATGTCTACCTTGTTTGAACGTTATGACTTCTACGTCACACCTGTTAATGCTTTTCCTGCGCCTAAGATTGGTGAATTAACACCTCATGACGAACAGATCCGTAATCTGATGCGAATTAGTGAATTGGACAAGACCCAGCAGCAGCAACTCATCTATGAAATGTTTGAGCCGAGTCTCACCTATACTCCGTTCACCCAGCTTGCGAATCTGACAGGCCAACCTGCGATTAGTGTGCCTCTTCATATGACACCAGAAGGTTTGCCAATGGGTGTTCAGGTGATGGCAACCAAGGGACGTGAAGATTGGTTATTACATCTGGCTGGACAGCTTGAAAAGTCAGAATTATGGATCGGGATGAATGGTAACCCACTTTTTCCAGTCTAA